CTTAAGAACACCAAGTACAGCATAGCCTACACCGAGCTCTCCTTCGCCATAGAGGAGAACCTCAAGGTTGTGGCACTCAAAAACAAAGCCGGAAACTTCGTTAAGCCCACTGACGATGCGATAAAAGCCGCCGTCGCCGGTGTTAAAGCTTTCATACCAAGCCCAACCGAGGGCTACAAGGAGGACCTCAACCAGCTCCTCAACGCCCCGGGAGAGAACTCCTACCCGATAGTTGCCTTCACCCACCTCCTCGTATGGCAGAACAAGGGTGGAAAGCACTACAGCAAGGAAGAGGTCCAGGCCATCAAGGAGTTCCTTAGGTGGGTCTTAACAGAGGGACAGAAGCCAGAGAACCTTGCCCCCGGCTACGTCGGTCTTCCACCAGAGGTCGCCAAGATAGGCCTCCAGGCAGTTGACATGATAGAGGGCTGATTTCTTTTCTCTTCCTTTTGGGTGAGAACGATGAAGCTCGGTGTCAACTCCTACATCGTCAAGGAAATCAGCGGAAAGGGCTTTTCCTTAGACGAACTTCAAGTGGACTTTGTTGAGCTTGGATTTGACGATTCTGGCATCATCAAGAACGAAGAGATAAACTGGGAAGCGCTCAAAAACCTTAAGGGCATTGGGGTGGAGTTTACACTTCACGCGCCTACCGCCGATGGAAAGAACCTCCCGATAGACCTCGGAGTCTATGGGAAAGAACCGGTAAAGAGAATGGGGAAGGTAATAAGGATTGCCAACCATCTCGGCACAGAGGTCATTGTCGTTCACGGAGGCGACATCGGGAAGAGTTACACGAAGGCCTACGTGAACACCCTGAGGCACTTAAGGAAGCTTAAACCAATAGCTGAAGACCACGGAGTAAAGCTCGTTGTTGAAAATCTCTTTGAGGGACGAATCGGGGCACTTCCTCACGAGCTCCTTCCCTTCGTTAGCGAGGGCTTTGAACTGTGCTTTGACATCGGGCACGCTTTCCTGACTTCCATGAATTCCGGACTCAAGATGGACGAGTTTAACGTGCTCTTCCCTTATGCGACCCACCTTCACATCCACGACAACAACGGCTCCAGAGACGAGCACAGGCCGCTTGGCGAGGGTATGATCGGTTTTTCTTACGCAAGTAGAGTTGTTGAGCTTACAAAAGCCGAAAGGGCAGTCCTGGAGATAAGGAGGTACAGTGGGAAGGGTTCAATCATCTCAAACGTGAGTTTCTTCCGCAACATGCCGGACGAAAACTTCTCCAAGATTGAAAAGGCAGAAGGGGGTAGTGAGGCTTGAGGAAAGTTGAGTCTTTTAAGATCGCCACGTATCCTGCCGTTATCATCGTCTTCCTGCTGTTCGCGGGGATGCTCTTCGTTTACTTCACCAACGCGCTCCCAGCGCTCCACAGGTACGGCCTCGACCTCTACCTGAAGAACGTCTGGAGAGCGGCTGAAGAGCCAAGCGAAGAGGTCTATGGGATAGCGGCCGCTATATGGGGAAGCGTCTACACCTCTCTCATAGCCATACTTATAGCCCTGCCACTATCGGTGGCCTACTCGGTCTTCGTCGTTGACTACGCACCGAAGAGGCTGAAGAACGCCTTTATAATCCTCTCAGATGTAATGGCGGGCCTGCCAACGATAATCTACGGTATATGGGGAGCGTTTTTCCTCGTTCCGTTCCTGAGGGATTGGATTATGAAGCCCCTTTACGATCACCTCTCCTTCATTCCACTCTTTTCCTATCCGCCGGTTGGTGGCTACAGCTACCTCTCGGCTGGAGTTCTCCTGGCGATAATGGTCACTCCCTTCGCCTCCGCTATAATAAGAGAAGCCTACAACATGGTGCCCTTCACGTACAGGGAGGCCATCTACTCCCTCGGGGCAACAAGATACGAGGCAACCAAACTCCTCCTCGGCTACATAAAGCCGGCGATAGTTTCGGGAACGATCCTCGCCTTCGGAAGGGCCGTAGGCGAGACGGTCGCCGTTTCCCTCGTTATAGGGAACACGTTCAACCTGACAACGGCCCTCTTCGCACCGGGATACACAGTCTCGTCCCTCATAGCCAACCAGTTCGGCAACGCCTTCATATACGAATACATGACCTCGACGCTTTTCGCGGCAGGGCTAATCCTCTTCGTAATCGGTCTGGCCGTGAATGTAGTCGGCCTCAAGATGCTCAAGAGGTGGGAGAGAAATGTCAGCATTTGACCGAAAAACAAAGGAGAAGGCCTTTTTCATAGGAGTCGGCGCACTCACAATCCTGATATTCATACCGCTGTTCCACATCATAGCTACTGTCCTGATCAAGGGCTTTCCAGTGATAGCTGAGAGGGGCACGAAGTTCCTCACGGGGACGCTCAGCGAGGGAGGAATAGGTCCGGCCATCGCTGGAACCTTCATCCTCACGTTCCTCTCTGCTCTCCTCGGCCTTCCAGTTGCTTTCCTCGTCGGAGTTTACGCCTACGAGTACCCTAAGAGCACCCTCGGTCAGTGGACCAAAACACTGCTCCAGATAATGATAGAGTTCCCGACGATACTGGTCGGGGTCTTCGTGATGCAGGTCGTGGCCGTTCCGATGGGGACTTACTCCGCCCTGGCTGGGGCCTTAGCGCTGGCGATAATTCTCACTCCCTATGTAGCCGTTTACACCCACGAGGCCCTCAGAGAGATACCATCAACGTACAGGGAGGCGGGCTTTTCCCTCGGGCTCACAAGGGCGAAGGTCGTCTTCAGAATCCTCGCGCCGATGGCGAAGCGCGGCATTTTGACCGGCGTCCTCATAGGAATGGCCAAAGTTACCGGAGAAACTGCGCCGCTCCTCTTCACGGCAGGAGGACTTTACGAGAGCTACCCAACTTCAATAACCAAACCCGTCGGTGCCGTTCCGCTCCTCATCTACCAGCTAGTCCAGAGCCCGAATCCAGCCGACCATGCAACAGCGTGGGGAGCCTCACTGGTTCTTCTCCTCATCTTCCTCGGGATATTCATCCCGATACGCCTTAGTCTGAAGGAGGTGAGACTGTGAACTTCGCGATAGAGACTGTTAACCTCAACGTTTACTACGGCCAGAACCACGTGATAAAGGATGTTGACCTCAAAATCCCAAACAAGGGTGTCTTTGCACTCATGGGGCCGAGCGGCTGTGGGAAGAGCACGATGCTGAGGACTTTCAACAGGCTGATAGAGCTGAACGAAGATGCCAGAGTTGAGGGTGAGGTAAGGCTCTTCGGAGAGAACATCTATTCGGAGGACGTTGACCCGATAGAGGTCAGGAAGAAGGTGGGGATGGTGTTCCAGTACCCGAACCCCTTCCCCCACCTGACCATATATGACAACGTTGCCATAGGCCTCAAGCTGAACGGACTCGTCAAGTCA
This sequence is a window from Thermococcus kodakarensis KOD1. Protein-coding genes within it:
- a CDS encoding sugar phosphate isomerase/epimerase family protein, whose amino-acid sequence is MKLGVNSYIVKEISGKGFSLDELQVDFVELGFDDSGIIKNEEINWEALKNLKGIGVEFTLHAPTADGKNLPIDLGVYGKEPVKRMGKVIRIANHLGTEVIVVHGGDIGKSYTKAYVNTLRHLRKLKPIAEDHGVKLVVENLFEGRIGALPHELLPFVSEGFELCFDIGHAFLTSMNSGLKMDEFNVLFPYATHLHIHDNNGSRDEHRPLGEGMIGFSYASRVVELTKAERAVLEIRRYSGKGSIISNVSFFRNMPDENFSKIEKAEGGSEA
- the pstC gene encoding phosphate ABC transporter permease subunit PstC — protein: MRKVESFKIATYPAVIIVFLLFAGMLFVYFTNALPALHRYGLDLYLKNVWRAAEEPSEEVYGIAAAIWGSVYTSLIAILIALPLSVAYSVFVVDYAPKRLKNAFIILSDVMAGLPTIIYGIWGAFFLVPFLRDWIMKPLYDHLSFIPLFSYPPVGGYSYLSAGVLLAIMVTPFASAIIREAYNMVPFTYREAIYSLGATRYEATKLLLGYIKPAIVSGTILAFGRAVGETVAVSLVIGNTFNLTTALFAPGYTVSSLIANQFGNAFIYEYMTSTLFAAGLILFVIGLAVNVVGLKMLKRWERNVSI
- the pstA gene encoding phosphate ABC transporter permease PstA, which produces MSAFDRKTKEKAFFIGVGALTILIFIPLFHIIATVLIKGFPVIAERGTKFLTGTLSEGGIGPAIAGTFILTFLSALLGLPVAFLVGVYAYEYPKSTLGQWTKTLLQIMIEFPTILVGVFVMQVVAVPMGTYSALAGALALAIILTPYVAVYTHEALREIPSTYREAGFSLGLTRAKVVFRILAPMAKRGILTGVLIGMAKVTGETAPLLFTAGGLYESYPTSITKPVGAVPLLIYQLVQSPNPADHATAWGASLVLLLIFLGIFIPIRLSLKEVRL